A single region of the Hippoglossus hippoglossus isolate fHipHip1 chromosome 17, fHipHip1.pri, whole genome shotgun sequence genome encodes:
- the per2 gene encoding period circadian protein homolog 2 isoform X2, producing MSQDSDSKPYHFAILEDQDAASGCRASTSCSSMPRRASGCSSMALLHTHRKNARSRSLPEEDVEMKSSGSSGSGTESHGNESHGSDSHGHGSMGSSNGNSKDSALLESSESNKSSNSHSPSPPSSSNAFSLLGSEQDNPSTSGCSSQESAKAKTQKELIKTLKELKLHLPAEKRCNNKSSTLNVLKHALRCVKQVEANEEYYQLLMTNDSQPSGPDVSSYTIEEIDSITSEYTLKNNDIFAVAVSLITGRIVYISDQAASILNCKREVFKNTKFVEFLTPQDVSVFYSFTTPYRLPSWSMCTGAESSPPDCMQEKSFFCRISGGKECEGNMQYYPFRMTPYRMKVQDTVHSEDQFCCLLLAERVHSGYDAPRIPTDKQIFTTTHTPSCVFQDVDERAVPLLGYLPQDLIGTSLLLHLHPNDRPIMMAIHRKILQYAGQPFDHSSIRFCARNGEYIILDTSWSSFVNPWSRKVSFVIGRHKVRMGPVNEDVFVARASSLGETKTMDSDIQDITEQIHRLLLQPVHNSGSSGHGSLNSNDHLLGLSISSESINKGKMLREEEELSSKARPRTFQEICKGVHLQKSQEQQTSKPDNKKSISKSVQKSPAVVQTKESPTPLNWKEPWSMEERQTSVQEELAFNDQTVYSYQQISCLDSVVRYLESCNVPINMKRKCQSSSNTTSSNSDEDKQKGTSNIQLSEEPALLKDQSGVSAMDDRDKKSGDAATAVVGTSLPLPVPNKPESVVSITSQCSYSSTIVHVGDKKPQPESEILEDVPGAGETTESCQNAGAPHCAVSHPSQERESYKKLGLTKQVLAAHTQKEEQAFLYRFKELSRLTTLKANCSEYLERQREQIATDAVPAARPFKQAGLVTEPVARRGTRNKKTKSKRARQVESSDSTESHYSHQHLRPPRINHGLNPTCWSSSDTSQSPYAMTYPAMMPGYPLQGYPTPASIATRTDAPLANFGDNQTAQAPPCPPFIHPVPFTAPMVTPIVALVLPNYMYSAMTPGPQPPQPVYHAETGGFTTQTQPFCQAAFPGQGTFMVQPSFCVQNHFNPQNPFAPPAGYLTPSYHLPLSAEIPKGLVEAQSRPSTPQSGLGGGPASPPLFQSGCSSPLNLLELELSVDLLDNTVLPPGGQGNTAEREKGASGTPSKASSRGDGNTSDANSLSSGMLDILLQEDSCSGTGSATSGSMGSESNGRGTSASGTSNSGTSNSRTSGSGVSASGTSGSGTGSNNSSKYFGSVDSSQNSQKVKGHLSGSDGRPVDMEQSEHFISDIQQEDREKLRLMHMNQPCFSEEQKKELMEVHPWMKNGGLPKAIDIKVCSCCDGASEAATVSSSAAAAAVAAAMADYQPDLDISDTETGEVGCRHRPRKKLSNTVVVSCHGPSLVSSSQTHTSQTMNCSRFSEGL from the exons ATGTCTCAAGATTCAGATTCCAAACCCTACCACTTCGCAATTCTGGAGGACCAGGATGCAGCCTCAGGGTGCCGAGCATCCACGTCCTGCAGCTCCATGCCGAGAAGGGCCTCTGGGTGCAGCTCGATGGCCTTGCTGCACACCCATCGCAAGAACGCCCGCTCTCGCTCGCTTCCTGAGGAGGACGTAGAGATGAAGAGCAGTGGGTCGAGTGGGAGCGGGACCGAATCGCACGGCAATGAGAGTCACGGCAGCGACAGCCACGGCCACGGCTCGATGGGCAGTTCAAATGGAAACAGCAAAGACTCTGCACTGCTGGAATCTTCTGAAAGCAACAAAAG CTCCAACTCCCACAGTCCGTCTCCTCCCAGCAGTTCAAATGCCTTCAGTCTGCTAGGCTCAGAGCAGGACAACCCCTCGACCAGCGGCTGCAG TAGTCAGGAGTCCGCCAAAGCCAAGACACAGAAGGAGCTGATTAAAACCCTGAAAGAGCTGAAGCTTCACCTGCCTGCTGAAAAGAGATGCAATAACAAGTCCTCCACGTTAAACGTGCTCAAGCACGCGCTGCGCTGTGTCAAACAGGTGGAAG CCAATGAGGAGTATTACCAGCTTCTGATGACCAATGACAGTCAACCTTCAGGCCCGGATGTGTCTTCTTACACAATAGAGGAAATAGACAGCATTACGTCTGAGTACACCCTCAAGAACAAT GACATTTTTGCAGTGGCAGTGTCTCTGATCACGGGACGCATCGTCTACATTTCGGATCAGGCCGCCTCCATCCTCAACTGCAAGAGAGAAgtgttcaaaaacacaaaatttgTGGAGTTCCTGACGCCGCAGGATGTGAGCGTGTTTTACAGCTTCACAACGCCGTACCGCCTGCCGTCATGGAGCATGTGCACCGGAGCag AGTCATCCCCGCCTGACTGCATGCAGGAGAAATCCTTCTTCTGTCGTATCAG CGGTGGTAAAGAGTGTGAGGGCAACATGCAGTACTATCCGTTCCGCATGACGCCGTATCGGATGAAGGTTCAGGACACCGTCCACTCTGAGGACCAgttctgctgcctcctcctggcTGAGAGGGTTCACTCTGGTTATGATG CACCCAGAATTCCAACAGACAAGCAGATcttcaccaccacacacactcccagttGCGTGTTCCAGGATGTCGATGAGCG GGCTGTTCCTCTCCTCGGGTACCTCCCTCAGGACCTGATCGGCACATccctcctgctccacctgcaTCCCAATGACCGACCCATCATGATGGCCATTCACAGAAAGA TCCTTCAGTACGCAGGGCAGCCATTTGACCACTCATCAATCCGCTTCTGTGCACGAAACGGAGAGTACATCATCCTCGACACCAGCTGGTCCAGTTTCGTCAACCCCTGGAGCCGCAAGGTCTCGTTTGTCATCGGGAGACACAAAGTTCGCAT GGGCCCCGTGAATGAAGATGTTTTTGTGGCCCGGGCCTCGTCTCTCGGGGAGACAAAGACCATGGACTCTGACATCCAGGATATTACAGAGCAGATCCACCGCCTCCTGCTACAG CCGGTTCATAACAGTGGGTCCAGTGGCCACGGTAGTCTGAACAGCAATGACCACCTTCTGGGACTGTCCATCTCAAGTGAGAGCATTAACAAGGGCAAGATGctgcgggaggaggaggaactgagCAGCAAAGCCAGACCA CGAACTTTTCAGGAAATCTGCAAAGGCGTTCACCTTCAGAAGAGTCAGGAGCAGCAGACATCCAAACCAGACAACAAGAAAAGCATCAGCA AGTCTGTACAGAAGAGCCCAGCCGTGGTGCAGACCAAAGAATCGCCCACCCCTCTCAACTGGAAGGAGCCGTGGTCTatggaggagagacagacatcTGTCCAGGAGGAGCTGGCCTTCAATGACCAGACTGTCTACTCCTACCAGCAGATCAGCTGTTTGGACAGCGTCGTCAG GTATTTGGAGAGCTGTAATGTTCCCATCAACATGAAGAGGAAGTGTCAGTCTTCTTCCAACACCACATCCTCCAACTCGGATGAGGACAAACAGAAAGGGACCAGCAACATACAGCTGTCTGAAG AACCAGCTTTGTTAAAGGATCAGTCTGGAGTTTCTGCTATGGATGATCGAGACAAAAAGTCCGGTGATGCCGCCACTGCAGTAGTTGGCACTTCGCTGCCCCTGCCTGTACCTAACAAACCGGAGAGTGTGGTGTCGATCACCAGCCAGTGTAGCTACAGTAGCACCATAGTGCATGTTGGTGACAAGAAACCTCAACCTGAGTCAG AGATCCTAGAGGATGTACCAGGAGCGGGGGAGACGACAGAATCCTGCCAGAACGCTGGGGCTCCTCATTGCGCTGTTTCACATCCCAGTCAGGAGAGGGAGTCCTACAAGAAACTGGGGCTGACCAAGCAGGTTTTGGCGGCCCACACGCAGAAGGAGGAGCAGGCCTTCCTCTATCGCTTCAAAGAGCTCAGTAGACTCACAACGCTGAAAGCCAACTGCTCTGAGTACCTGGAGCGCCAGCGAGAGCAGATCGCCACTGATG CTGTGCCCGCTGCTCGACCCTTCAAACAGGCTGGACTGGTTACAGAGCCCGTCGCACGGCGAGGAACACGGAATAAGAAGACCAAGTCGAAGCGAGCGAGGCAGGTTGAGTCCTCGGACAGCACGGAGTCCCACTACAGTCATCAGCATCTGCGGCCACCTCGTATAAACCATGGCCTTAACCCCACCTGCTGGTCCTCCTCTGACACCTCGCAGTCCCCGTATGCCATGACCTACCCTGCCATGATGCCAGGCTACCCTCTCCAGGGTTACCCCACACCTGCTTCCATAGCGACTCGCACAGATGCCCCTCTAGCAAATTTTGGGGACAACCAGACTGCCCAAGCCCCTCCCTGCCCGCCATTCATCCATCCTGTTCCCTTCACTGCCCCCATGGTCACCCCCATTGTGGCTTTGGTGCTGCCGAACTACATGTACTCTGCAATGACCCCCGGGCCTCAACCACCACAGCCAGTGTACCATGCAGAGACTGGAGGCTTCACCACCCAAACACAGCCTTTTTGTCAGGCTGCCTTTCCAGGCCAGGGCACCTTCATGGTTCAACCCTCCTTTTGTGTCCAGAATCACTTCAACCCCCAGAACCCTTTTGCTCCTCCGGCCGGTTACCTGACCCCATCGTACCACCTCCCTCTATCCGCGGAAATCCCAAAGGGCCTGGTGGAGGCCCAGTCTCGCCCCTCGACGCCCCAGTCTGGATTGGGAGGAGGTCCGGCGTCCCCACCTCTGTTCCAGTCTGGCTGCAGCTCACCCCTCaacctgctggagctggagctgtcTGTAGACCTCCTGGACAACACAGTGCTGCCCCCTGGAGGACAAGGGAACACCGCTGAAAGGGAGAAAGGAGCAAGTGGCACTCCATCCAAG gcaaGCTCACGTGGCGACGGGAACACCAGCGATGCCAACTCTTTATCCAGCGGCATGTTGGACATTCTGCTCCAAGAGGACTCTTGTTCAGGCACAGGCTCGGCCACCTCGGGGTCCATGGGCTCAGAGTCAAACGGACGTGGAACCTCGGCCAGCGGGACGTCCAACAGCGGTACATCTAATAGCAGGACATCAGGCAGTGGAGTGTCGGCGAGTGGGACCTCCGGCAGTGGAACAG gaagCAACAACAGCAGTAAATACTTTGGCAGCGTGGACTCCTCCCAGAACAGccagaaggtcaaaggtcatctgAGCGGCAGCGACGGAAGGCCCGTGGACATGGAGCAGAGCGAACATTTCATCAG TGACATCCAgcaagaggacagagagaagctgcGGCTGATGCACATGAACCAGCCGTGCTTCtctgaggagcagaagaaggagCTGATGGAGGTCCACCCCTGGATGAAGAATGGAGGTCTACCCAAGGCCATAGACATCAAG gtgtGTTCCTGCTGTGACGGTGCCTCAGAGGCAGCTACGgtatcatcatcagcagcagcagcagcagtagcagcagcgaTGGCGGACTATCAGCCAGACCTGGACATCAGTGACACAGAGACGGGGGAGGTCGGCTGCCGGCATAGGCCCAGAAAAAAGCTGTCAAACACGGTCGTAGTTTCCTGCCACGGCCCTTCGCTTGTCTCCAGCTCACAGACGCACACCAGCCAGACAATGAACTGCTCCAGATTTTCAGAGGGACTTTGA
- the per2 gene encoding period circadian protein homolog 2 isoform X4, translating to MSQDSDSKPYHFAILEDQDAASGCRASTSCSSMPRRASGCSSMALLHTHRKNARSRSLPEEDVEMKSSGSSGSGTESHGNESHGSDSHGHGSMGSSNGNSKDSALLESSESNKSSNSHSPSPPSSSNAFSLLGSEQDNPSTSGCSSQESAKAKTQKELIKTLKELKLHLPAEKRCNNKSSTLNVLKHALRCVKQVEANEEYYQLLMTNDSQPSGPDVSSYTIEEIDSITSEYTLKNNDIFAVAVSLITGRIVYISDQAASILNCKREVFKNTKFVEFLTPQDVSVFYSFTTPYRLPSWSMCTGAESSPPDCMQEKSFFCRISGGKECEGNMQYYPFRMTPYRMKVQDTVHSEDQFCCLLLAERVHSGYDAPRIPTDKQIFTTTHTPSCVFQDVDERAVPLLGYLPQDLIGTSLLLHLHPNDRPIMMAIHRKILQYAGQPFDHSSIRFCARNGEYIILDTSWSSFVNPWSRKVSFVIGRHKVRMGPVNEDVFVARASSLGETKTMDSDIQDITEQIHRLLLQPVHNSGSSGHGSLNSNDHLLGLSISSESINKGKMLREEEELSSKARPRTFQEICKGVHLQKSQEQQTSKPDNKKSISIESVQKSPAVVQTKESPTPLNWKEPWSMEERQTSVQEELAFNDQTVYSYQQISCLDSVVRYLESCNVPINMKRKCQSSSNTTSSNSDEDKQKGTSNIQLSEEPALLKDQSGVSAMDDRDKKSGDAATAVVGTSLPLPVPNKPESVVSITSQCSYSSTIVHVGDKKPQPESEILEDVPGAGETTESCQNAGAPHCAVSHPSQERESYKKLGLTKQVLAAHTQKEEQAFLYRFKELSRLTTLKANCSEYLERQREQIATDAVPAARPFKQAGLVTEPVARRGTRNKKTKSKRARQVESSDSTESHYSHQHLRPPRINHGLNPTCWSSSDTSQSPYAMTYPAMMPGYPLQGYPTPASIATRTDAPLANFGDNQTAQAPPCPPFIHPVPFTAPMVTPIVALVLPNYMYSAMTPGPQPPQPVYHAETGGFTTQTQPFCQAAFPGQGTFMVQPSFCVQNHFNPQNPFAPPAGYLTPSYHLPLSAEIPKGLVEAQSRPSTPQSGLGGGPASPPLFQSGCSSPLNLLELELSVDLLDNTVLPPGGQGNTAEREKGASGTPSKPSLSLLGPPGPLFCECTCCACERLSWDKVFSRLRAYSNEVGDSTENLYTSPIPFLPKSYVKYVCNSFPYYPFS from the exons ATGTCTCAAGATTCAGATTCCAAACCCTACCACTTCGCAATTCTGGAGGACCAGGATGCAGCCTCAGGGTGCCGAGCATCCACGTCCTGCAGCTCCATGCCGAGAAGGGCCTCTGGGTGCAGCTCGATGGCCTTGCTGCACACCCATCGCAAGAACGCCCGCTCTCGCTCGCTTCCTGAGGAGGACGTAGAGATGAAGAGCAGTGGGTCGAGTGGGAGCGGGACCGAATCGCACGGCAATGAGAGTCACGGCAGCGACAGCCACGGCCACGGCTCGATGGGCAGTTCAAATGGAAACAGCAAAGACTCTGCACTGCTGGAATCTTCTGAAAGCAACAAAAG CTCCAACTCCCACAGTCCGTCTCCTCCCAGCAGTTCAAATGCCTTCAGTCTGCTAGGCTCAGAGCAGGACAACCCCTCGACCAGCGGCTGCAG TAGTCAGGAGTCCGCCAAAGCCAAGACACAGAAGGAGCTGATTAAAACCCTGAAAGAGCTGAAGCTTCACCTGCCTGCTGAAAAGAGATGCAATAACAAGTCCTCCACGTTAAACGTGCTCAAGCACGCGCTGCGCTGTGTCAAACAGGTGGAAG CCAATGAGGAGTATTACCAGCTTCTGATGACCAATGACAGTCAACCTTCAGGCCCGGATGTGTCTTCTTACACAATAGAGGAAATAGACAGCATTACGTCTGAGTACACCCTCAAGAACAAT GACATTTTTGCAGTGGCAGTGTCTCTGATCACGGGACGCATCGTCTACATTTCGGATCAGGCCGCCTCCATCCTCAACTGCAAGAGAGAAgtgttcaaaaacacaaaatttgTGGAGTTCCTGACGCCGCAGGATGTGAGCGTGTTTTACAGCTTCACAACGCCGTACCGCCTGCCGTCATGGAGCATGTGCACCGGAGCag AGTCATCCCCGCCTGACTGCATGCAGGAGAAATCCTTCTTCTGTCGTATCAG CGGTGGTAAAGAGTGTGAGGGCAACATGCAGTACTATCCGTTCCGCATGACGCCGTATCGGATGAAGGTTCAGGACACCGTCCACTCTGAGGACCAgttctgctgcctcctcctggcTGAGAGGGTTCACTCTGGTTATGATG CACCCAGAATTCCAACAGACAAGCAGATcttcaccaccacacacactcccagttGCGTGTTCCAGGATGTCGATGAGCG GGCTGTTCCTCTCCTCGGGTACCTCCCTCAGGACCTGATCGGCACATccctcctgctccacctgcaTCCCAATGACCGACCCATCATGATGGCCATTCACAGAAAGA TCCTTCAGTACGCAGGGCAGCCATTTGACCACTCATCAATCCGCTTCTGTGCACGAAACGGAGAGTACATCATCCTCGACACCAGCTGGTCCAGTTTCGTCAACCCCTGGAGCCGCAAGGTCTCGTTTGTCATCGGGAGACACAAAGTTCGCAT GGGCCCCGTGAATGAAGATGTTTTTGTGGCCCGGGCCTCGTCTCTCGGGGAGACAAAGACCATGGACTCTGACATCCAGGATATTACAGAGCAGATCCACCGCCTCCTGCTACAG CCGGTTCATAACAGTGGGTCCAGTGGCCACGGTAGTCTGAACAGCAATGACCACCTTCTGGGACTGTCCATCTCAAGTGAGAGCATTAACAAGGGCAAGATGctgcgggaggaggaggaactgagCAGCAAAGCCAGACCA CGAACTTTTCAGGAAATCTGCAAAGGCGTTCACCTTCAGAAGAGTCAGGAGCAGCAGACATCCAAACCAGACAACAAGAAAAGCATCAGCA TAGAGTCTGTACAGAAGAGCCCAGCCGTGGTGCAGACCAAAGAATCGCCCACCCCTCTCAACTGGAAGGAGCCGTGGTCTatggaggagagacagacatcTGTCCAGGAGGAGCTGGCCTTCAATGACCAGACTGTCTACTCCTACCAGCAGATCAGCTGTTTGGACAGCGTCGTCAG GTATTTGGAGAGCTGTAATGTTCCCATCAACATGAAGAGGAAGTGTCAGTCTTCTTCCAACACCACATCCTCCAACTCGGATGAGGACAAACAGAAAGGGACCAGCAACATACAGCTGTCTGAAG AACCAGCTTTGTTAAAGGATCAGTCTGGAGTTTCTGCTATGGATGATCGAGACAAAAAGTCCGGTGATGCCGCCACTGCAGTAGTTGGCACTTCGCTGCCCCTGCCTGTACCTAACAAACCGGAGAGTGTGGTGTCGATCACCAGCCAGTGTAGCTACAGTAGCACCATAGTGCATGTTGGTGACAAGAAACCTCAACCTGAGTCAG AGATCCTAGAGGATGTACCAGGAGCGGGGGAGACGACAGAATCCTGCCAGAACGCTGGGGCTCCTCATTGCGCTGTTTCACATCCCAGTCAGGAGAGGGAGTCCTACAAGAAACTGGGGCTGACCAAGCAGGTTTTGGCGGCCCACACGCAGAAGGAGGAGCAGGCCTTCCTCTATCGCTTCAAAGAGCTCAGTAGACTCACAACGCTGAAAGCCAACTGCTCTGAGTACCTGGAGCGCCAGCGAGAGCAGATCGCCACTGATG CTGTGCCCGCTGCTCGACCCTTCAAACAGGCTGGACTGGTTACAGAGCCCGTCGCACGGCGAGGAACACGGAATAAGAAGACCAAGTCGAAGCGAGCGAGGCAGGTTGAGTCCTCGGACAGCACGGAGTCCCACTACAGTCATCAGCATCTGCGGCCACCTCGTATAAACCATGGCCTTAACCCCACCTGCTGGTCCTCCTCTGACACCTCGCAGTCCCCGTATGCCATGACCTACCCTGCCATGATGCCAGGCTACCCTCTCCAGGGTTACCCCACACCTGCTTCCATAGCGACTCGCACAGATGCCCCTCTAGCAAATTTTGGGGACAACCAGACTGCCCAAGCCCCTCCCTGCCCGCCATTCATCCATCCTGTTCCCTTCACTGCCCCCATGGTCACCCCCATTGTGGCTTTGGTGCTGCCGAACTACATGTACTCTGCAATGACCCCCGGGCCTCAACCACCACAGCCAGTGTACCATGCAGAGACTGGAGGCTTCACCACCCAAACACAGCCTTTTTGTCAGGCTGCCTTTCCAGGCCAGGGCACCTTCATGGTTCAACCCTCCTTTTGTGTCCAGAATCACTTCAACCCCCAGAACCCTTTTGCTCCTCCGGCCGGTTACCTGACCCCATCGTACCACCTCCCTCTATCCGCGGAAATCCCAAAGGGCCTGGTGGAGGCCCAGTCTCGCCCCTCGACGCCCCAGTCTGGATTGGGAGGAGGTCCGGCGTCCCCACCTCTGTTCCAGTCTGGCTGCAGCTCACCCCTCaacctgctggagctggagctgtcTGTAGACCTCCTGGACAACACAGTGCTGCCCCCTGGAGGACAAGGGAACACCGCTGAAAGGGAGAAAGGAGCAAGTGGCACTCCATCCAAG CCGTCTCTCAGTCTCCTTGGTCCACCTGGACCGTTGTTTTGCGAGTGCACGTGCTGTGCCTGTGAGCGTTTGTCTTGGGATAAAGTGTTCTCTAGGCTGAGGGCTTACAGCAATGAGGTAGGCGACTCAACAGAAAACCTCTATACTTCTCCAATCCCATTTCTTCCCAAATCATATGTCAAATATGTCTGTAACAGTTTCCCCTATTATCCCTTTTCATGA